Proteins encoded in a region of the Pseudomonas denitrificans (nom. rej.) genome:
- a CDS encoding BolA family protein, translating to MSMRDRIQTALSALEPQHLEVLDESHMHSRGQETHYKAVIVSPAFAGLNAVKRHQKVYAALGELMSQFHALAMHTYTPEEWAQQGAAPDSPTCRGGSKHDHH from the coding sequence ATGAGCATGCGTGACCGTATCCAGACTGCCCTGAGCGCCCTCGAACCCCAGCACCTCGAGGTGCTCGACGAGAGCCACATGCACAGCCGCGGACAGGAAACGCACTACAAGGCCGTGATCGTCAGCCCGGCGTTCGCCGGGCTGAACGCGGTGAAGCGGCATCAGAAGGTCTACGCCGCGCTCGGCGAGCTGATGAGCCAGTTCCACGCCCTGGCGATGCACACCTACACCCCCGAGGAGTGGGCGCAGCAGGGCGCGGCACCGGATTCGCCGACCTGCCGTGGCGGCAGCAAGCACGATCATCACTGA
- a CDS encoding DUF2804 domain-containing protein codes for MNTLTHPPTLVAAPPLCDARGRLNSAAVGWSSRPQTLCQLSGNAGRRKRWNHWCINAPGWMLSITIADLDYLGYGAVYFLDLETGQSVHRTQFSPFGLGCHLPDTPNQSHRFEHGQLCLGFDEQPGQLRITACAPNLGGQPLNLSLEVQRPAHLESVNLVVPMGGKCFHACSRQMGLPISGSLTLGHKTYRCTDGQSFAALDFGRGVWPFNTQWTRAAFAAPGGIAGNFGAGWTENSHLSENALWFGGELQALDSPVDIRQVPHDPLSPWQLRGSDERVDLTFTPRKLHRACPRLGPLFAETCQWFGRFDGSLRSDEGDLVPVNGALGWVGSTHARW; via the coding sequence ATGAACACCCTCACCCACCCGCCGACGCTCGTCGCCGCGCCGCCCCTGTGCGATGCGCGCGGCCGCCTGAACAGCGCGGCCGTGGGCTGGTCGTCGCGGCCACAGACGCTCTGCCAGCTGTCCGGCAACGCCGGCCGGCGCAAGCGCTGGAACCACTGGTGCATCAACGCGCCGGGCTGGATGCTCTCGATCACCATCGCCGACCTCGACTACCTGGGCTACGGCGCCGTGTACTTCCTCGACCTGGAAACCGGACAGTCGGTGCACCGCACCCAGTTCAGCCCCTTCGGCCTGGGCTGCCACCTGCCGGACACGCCCAACCAGAGCCATCGCTTCGAGCACGGCCAGCTGTGCCTGGGTTTCGACGAACAGCCCGGCCAGCTGCGCATCACCGCCTGCGCGCCGAACCTGGGCGGCCAGCCGCTGAACCTCTCGCTGGAAGTGCAGCGCCCGGCGCACCTGGAGTCGGTCAACCTGGTGGTGCCCATGGGCGGCAAGTGCTTCCATGCCTGCAGCCGGCAGATGGGCCTGCCGATCAGCGGCAGCCTCACCCTCGGCCACAAGACCTATCGCTGCACTGACGGCCAGAGCTTCGCTGCGCTGGATTTCGGCCGGGGCGTCTGGCCGTTCAATACCCAATGGACCCGCGCCGCCTTCGCCGCGCCCGGCGGCATCGCCGGCAACTTCGGCGCCGGCTGGACGGAGAACAGCCACCTGAGCGAGAACGCCCTGTGGTTCGGCGGCGAGCTGCAAGCGCTGGACAGCCCTGTGGATATCCGCCAGGTGCCGCACGACCCGCTGTCGCCCTGGCAGCTGCGCGGCAGCGATGAGCGCGTCGACCTCACTTTTACCCCGCGCAAGCTGCACCGTGCCTGCCCGCGCCTGGGCCCGCTGTTCGCCGAGACCTGCCAGTGGTTCGGCCGCTTCGACGGCTCGCTGCGCAGCGACGAGGGCGACCTGGTGCCGGTCAATGGCGCGCTGGGCTGGGTCGGCTCCACGCACGCCCGTTGGTGA